Proteins encoded within one genomic window of Natator depressus isolate rNatDep1 chromosome 1, rNatDep2.hap1, whole genome shotgun sequence:
- the LOC141981052 gene encoding olfactory receptor 51E2-like, translated as MPSPNNTDFSPSSFILSGTPSLEVARFWLAFPLCSMYLVAIVGNGAVVFIVKTELSLHAPMYFFLCMLAAVDLALSTSTMPRMLSYLWFDWREISFGACLLQMFLIHSLSAVESTVLLAMAWDRYMAICHPLRHATILTNPMTAKIGLAAMARGMLFGLPLPLLILRLSFCGSNVLSHSYCLHQDIMNLACTSTTANVIYGLTAILLVMGLDALLIALSYFMIIKAVLQLSSRKERVKAFSTCVAHLCVVLAFYVPLIGLSVVHRFGKGLTPLVQVVMGDVYLLMPPLVNPIVYGARTKQIRRRILRWILHH; from the coding sequence ATGCCCTCTCCCAACAACACTGACTTCAGTCCTTCCTCCTTCATCTTGTCTGGCACACCCAGTCTGGAAGTTGCCCGTTTCTGGCTGGCGTTCCCTCTGTGCTCCATGTACCTCGTGGCCATTGTAGGCAACGGTGCAGTGGTGTTCATTGTAAAGACGGAGCTGAGCCTCCATGcccccatgtatttcttcctctgtATGCTGGCTGCCGTCGACCTGGCGCTATCCACCAGCACCATGCCCAGAATGCTCTCCTACCTGTGGTTTGACTGGAGGGAAATCAGCTTTGGCGCCTGCCTGCTCCAGATGTTCCTCATCCACTCCCTGTCCGCTGTCGAGTCCACCGTCTTGCTGGCCATGGCCTGGGATAGGTACATGGCCATCTGCCACCCTCTGCGGCACGCCACCATCCTCACCAATCCAATGACGGCGAAGATAGGCCTGGCCGCTATGGCTAGGGGCATGCTGTTCGGCCTCCCTTTGCCCTTGCTCATTCTTCGCCTGTCGTTCTGCGGCTCCAACGTCCTGTCGCACTCCTATTGTTTGCACCAGGACATTATGAACCTGGCCTGCACCAGCACCACAGCCAATGTCATCTATGGCTTGACTGCTATCCTCTTGGTGATGGGACTCGACGCGCTGCTGATTGCCTTGTCCTACTTCATGATCATCAAGGCTGTCTTGCAGCTGTCCTCGAGGAAGGAGCGTGTCAAGGCTTTCAGCACCTGCGTGGCCCACCTCTGTGTGGTCCTGGCTTTCTACGTGCCACTGATTGGACTGTCCGTGGTGCACAGGTTTGGGAAAGGCCTCACTCCACTGGTTCAGGTTGTCATGGGGGACGTCTACCTCCTGATGCCGCCCCTGGTGAATCCCATTGTCTATGGAGCAAGAACCAAACAGATACGCAGACGGATCctgaggtggattctccatcactga